The Arachis duranensis cultivar V14167 chromosome 2, aradu.V14167.gnm2.J7QH, whole genome shotgun sequence genome has a window encoding:
- the LOC107473986 gene encoding protein MIS12 homolog isoform X2 has protein sequence MEGSESEAIFESLNLNPQLFVNEVRNTVDDVLDEAFDFFHQEASTKLNSEGSIQRSEDLKKGVDCVRQRTQSVLDISLAIWEKYCLLHCFAVPQGFCMPNSDKSNENGLHPDAPFDPDIDAQLNSLRTRLTEVGKEFEVLNHEIQILEKQSTVNAHYVNNAVQLYEQNHVLFQEIVTTAAELGIKIRKLSTTTIEESEQMKTKVVYSPELDLSSIKSGKDLSNMNLDDLQKFASIMKST, from the exons ATGGAAGGCAGCGAAAGCGAGGCCATCTTTGAATCTCTGAATTTGAATCCGCAGCTCTTCGTCAACGAAGTTCGCAACACCGTCGACGATGTTCTTGATGAAGCTTTCGATTTCTTCCACCA AGAGGCATCAACCAAGTTGAACTCTGAAGGCTCCATACAAAGGTCTGAAGATCTGAAAAAG GGAGTTGATTGCGTTCGGCAGAGGACCCAATCTGTTTTGGACATAAGCTTAGCTATTTGGGAAAAATACTGCTTACTTCACTGTTTTGCTGTTCCCCAAGGCTTTTGCATGccaaactc ggacaagtcaaatgaGAATGGCCTCCATCCAGATGCTCCTTTTGATCCGGATATTGATGCCCAGTTAAATTCCTTAAGAACAAGACTAACAGAG GTGGGGAAGGAGTTTGAAGTGTTGAATCATGAAATTCAAATATTAGAAAAACAGTCTACTGTCAATGCTCACTATGTCAATAATGCAGTACAATTATATGAGCAGAACCATGTGTTGTTTCAGG AGATTGTGACAACTGCAGCTGAACTTGGGATAAAAATAAGAAAGCTAAGCACCACAACAATTGAAGAGTCTGaacaaatgaaaacaaaagTGGTTTACAGCCCCGAGCTGGATCTATCTTCTATTAAATCTGGCAAAG ATCTCTCAAATATGAATTTAGATGACCTTCAAAAATTTGCAAGTATTATGAAGAGTACATGA
- the LOC107474002 gene encoding LOW QUALITY PROTEIN: receptor-like protein 33 (The sequence of the model RefSeq protein was modified relative to this genomic sequence to represent the inferred CDS: inserted 2 bases in 2 codons): protein MKIQQFLSLLVISICVVAGLCVKDEQQLLLQLKNNLTFNFNSGRSSKLNVWNQSIGCCNWSGVTCNDEGYVIGLDLSGESITGGFNDSSSLFGLQHLQKLNLAANNFNSMIPSAFGLLDKLTYLNLSHAGFVGQIPIEISQLTRLVTLDISSVAYFEGQYLKLENPNLRMLIRNLSSIRQLYLDGVIMTSQAEEWCNALLFLPNLQELSMSHCNLSGPLNSSLTSLENLSVIRLDRNNFSSPVPETFATLKNLTILSLSVCRLTGVFPQKIFQVRTLSFIDISYNSNLQGSFPVLPFNGSLHTLIVSNTNFSGELPSSIGSMTQLSALDLFNCQFRGKLPISLSKLAELSYLDLSLNNFTGPVPSFGKSQKLTYIDLSRNNFSGPIPSSTPFEVLQNLISINLAYNSISGRIPSSLFRLPLLKKILLSNNQFVQLDELTNVSSSKLNTLDLSSNNLSGPIPMFIFQLRELSIIQLSSNKFNGPMQLDEFLALKNLTTLDLSYNNLFVNVSLNLSSIPNISMLKLASCNLKTIPGFLRYQSGLAFLDLSDNQIQGSVPNWIWKLKYLQSLNMSHNFLTDFQGPLQNLSSNLAVLDLHHNQLRGIIPVFPKYAAYVDYSNNNFSSIIPVEIGSYLSGTFYLSLANNRFHGSIPNSICDASFRVLDLSRNNISGTIPFCLIALSKILGVLNLRNNKLSGPIHDLFPASCALRTLDLHGNILEGHIPKSLANCSTLEXLDLGNNQISDGFPCSLKHISTLRVLVLRKNNFHGNIGCPKISGAWKMLQIVDLAFNKFNGALPGKWFRTWVAMMDDEDQADSGVNYLRFEVLXFNPTYYQNSVTVTSKGQGMELVKILTIFTSIDFSSNHFQGEIPKELFDFKALYVLNLSNNALTGQIPSSIGNLKQLESLDLSNNSLQGEIPTVLASLDFLSVLNLSSNQLQGRIPLGCQIQTFSNSSFIDNIGLCGPPLTTKCSDINETFSSASPQDSAIDWNFISVEVGLIFGLLIVIGPVLFFKKWRHKYCQFLDTVLCWIFPQLSLEYERCGSQSYEVLVWRKY from the exons ATGAAAATCCAACAATTCTTATCTCTTCTGGTGATATCAATCTGTGTGGTTGCTGGCCTCTGTGTTAAAGATGAGCAACAACTGCTGTTGCAATTGAAGAACAACCTTACTTTCAATTTCAACAGTGGAAGATCAAGCAAACTGAACGTGTGGAATCAAAGTATTGGTTGCTGCAATTGGAGTGGTGTTACTTGTAATGATGAGGGATACGTTATTGGTCTTGATCTGAGTGGAGAATCAATCACTGGCGGATTCAACGATTCGAGCAGCCTATTCGGTCTTCAACATCTGCAGAAATTAAACCTGGCAGCtaataatttcaattctatgATTCCTTCAGCATTTGGCTTGTTGGACAAGTTAACTTACCTGAATTTGTCACATGCTGGGTTCGTGGGGCAGATTCCGATAGAGATTTCTCAGCTGACGAGGTTGGTTACTCTTGATATCTCAAGTGTTGCATATTTTGAAGGGCAATATCTAAAACTTGAGAACCCAAATCTAAGGATGCTTATCAGAAATCTCAGCAGTATTAGGCAATTGTATTTGGATGGTGTAATTATGACATCTCAGGCAGAGGAATGGTGCAATGCTTTGTTGTTTCTGCCCAACCTGCAAGAATTGAGCATGTCACATTGCAATCTCTCAGGACCACTTAATTCTTCATTAACAAGTCTTGAGAATCTCTCGGTCATTCGTCTTGATCGGAACAATTTCTCATCTCCAGTGCCAGAAACCTTTGCCACTTTGAAAAATCTAACCATCCTCAGTCTTTCCGTTTGTCGGTTGACGGGAGTGTTCCCTCAAAAGATATTCCAGGTTAGAACACTGTCATTCATTGACATCTCATACAATTCCAACCTCCAAGGTTCCTTTCCTGTCTTACCATTCAACGGATCTCTCCATACCTTAATAGTAAGCAACACCAACTTCTCTGGAGAACTTCCTTCTTCTATTGGCAGCATGACACAATTATCCGCACTGGATCTATTTAACTGCCAATTTAGAGGAAAACTACCCATTTCGTTGTCAAAGCTCGCGGAGCTCAGTTACTTGGATTTGTCACTAAACAATTTTACAGGTCCAGTTCCATCATTTGGCAAGTCTCAAAAACTTACCTATATAGATCTTTCTCGTAATAATTTTAGTGGACCAATTCCATCATCTACTCCCTTTGAAGTACTACAAAATCTCATCAGCATCAACCTGGCTTACAATTCCATCAGTGGAAGAATTCCTTCATCTCTTTTTAGACTCCCATTACTGAAGAAGATTCTACTTTCCAACAACCAGTTTGTTCAATTGGATGAACTCACGAATGTGTCTTCCTCTAAGTTAAACACTCTTGATTTAAGCAGCAACAACCTATCAGGTCCAATACCAATGTTCATCTTCCAGCTCCGGGAACTCTCTATCATCCAACTTTCCTCAAACAAGTTCAATGGGCCAATGCAGCTAGATGAGTTTTTGGCACTTAAAAATTTAACCACACTAGACCTTTCATACAACAACTTATTTGTCAATGTGAGTCTCAACCTGTCTTCAATTCCAAACATTAGCATGCTAAAATTGGCATCCTGCAATTTAAAAACTATACCTGGTTTCTTGAGGTACCAATCTGGATTAGCCTTTTTAGACCTCTCAGACAACCAAATTCAAGGATCAGTGCCCAACTGGATTTGGAAACTTAAATATCTTCAAAGCCTTAATATGTCTCACAATTTTCTAACTGATTTCCAAGGGCCACTTCAGAATCTTAGTTCCAATTTAGCTGTCCTTGACCTTCACCACAATCAACTTCGTGGGATAATTCCTGTCTTTCCTAAATATGCTGCCTATGTAGATTATTCAAACAATAATTTCAGCTCCATTATCCCAGTTGAAATCGGCAGTTACCTGTCTGGCACATTTTATCTGTCTCTTGCAAACAATAGATTCCATGGCAGCATCCCTAATTCCATCTGTGATGCCTCATTTCGTGTTCTTGATCTCTCCCGTAATAATATATCTGGCACAATTCCCTTTTGTTTAATAGCATTAAGTAAGATTCTCGGTGTACTGAACCTGCGCAACAACAAGCTCTCGGGTCCTATCCATGATTTGTTTCCAGCTTCCTGTGCTCTGAGGACTCTTGATCTCCATGGAAATATATTAGAAGGACATATTCCAAAATCTCTTGCTAACTGCTCAACACTAG GTTTGGACCTTGGGAACAATCAAATTTCTGATGGATTTCCATGTTCCTTGAAGCACATATCCACCCTCCGTGTGCTAGTACTGCGAAAAAACAACTTCCATGGCAACATTGGATGTCCAAAAATCAGTGGTGCATGGAAAATGCTTCAGATTGTTGACCTGGCCTTTAACAAGTTTAATGGTGCACTCCCTGGAAAATGGTTCAGAACGTGGGTGGCAATGATGGATGATGAAGACCAGGCTGATTCTGGGGTAAATTATCTCCGATTTGAGGTAC AATTTAATCCGACATACTATCAGAATTCAGTAACGGTTACAAGCAAAGGTCAAGGGATGGAGTTAGTTAAGATTCTAACTATCTTCACTTCCATTGACTTTTCATCTAACCATTTCCAAGGAGAAATACCGAAAGAACTGTTTGATTTCAAAGCACTCTATGTGCTTAACTTATCAAACAATGCTCTTACTGGCCAGATTCCATCATCTATAGGGAATTTGAAACAGCTTGAGTCACTAGACCTCTCAAACAACTCATTACAAGGAGAAATTCCCACTGTGCTTGCGAGTTTGGATTTCCTTTCAGTCTTGAATCTCTCGTCCAATCAGCTGCAGGGAAGAATCCCTTTGGGCTGCCAAATCCAAACATTTTCAAACTCCTCCTTCATTGATAATATAGGATTATGTGGTCCTCCTTTGACTACAAAATGCAGTGATATTAATGAAACATTCAGTTCAGCTAGCCCGCAAGATTCTGCAATTGATTGGAATTTTATTAGTGTGGAAGTTGGTTTGATTTTTGGCCTTCTTATTGTCATTGGTCCCGTCTTGTTCTTTAAGAAATGGAGACACAAGTATTGCCAATTTCTGGACACAGTTCTTTGTTGGATCTTTCCTCAACTGAGCCTTGAATATGAAAGATGTGGAAGCCAAAGTTACGAAGTTCTGGTATGGAGGAAGTACTAG
- the LOC107473986 gene encoding protein MIS12 homolog isoform X1, with protein MEGSESEAIFESLNLNPQLFVNEVRNTVDDVLDEAFDFFHQEASTKLNSEGSIQRSEDLKKDKSNENGLHPDAPFDPDIDAQLNSLRTRLTEVGKEFEVLNHEIQILEKQSTVNAHYVNNAVQLYEQNHVLFQEIVTTAAELGIKIRKLSTTTIEESEQMKTKVVYSPELDLSSIKSGKDLSNMNLDDLQKFASIMKST; from the exons ATGGAAGGCAGCGAAAGCGAGGCCATCTTTGAATCTCTGAATTTGAATCCGCAGCTCTTCGTCAACGAAGTTCGCAACACCGTCGACGATGTTCTTGATGAAGCTTTCGATTTCTTCCACCA AGAGGCATCAACCAAGTTGAACTCTGAAGGCTCCATACAAAGGTCTGAAGATCTGAAAAAG gacaagtcaaatgaGAATGGCCTCCATCCAGATGCTCCTTTTGATCCGGATATTGATGCCCAGTTAAATTCCTTAAGAACAAGACTAACAGAG GTGGGGAAGGAGTTTGAAGTGTTGAATCATGAAATTCAAATATTAGAAAAACAGTCTACTGTCAATGCTCACTATGTCAATAATGCAGTACAATTATATGAGCAGAACCATGTGTTGTTTCAGG AGATTGTGACAACTGCAGCTGAACTTGGGATAAAAATAAGAAAGCTAAGCACCACAACAATTGAAGAGTCTGaacaaatgaaaacaaaagTGGTTTACAGCCCCGAGCTGGATCTATCTTCTATTAAATCTGGCAAAG ATCTCTCAAATATGAATTTAGATGACCTTCAAAAATTTGCAAGTATTATGAAGAGTACATGA